From Candidatus Polarisedimenticolaceae bacterium, a single genomic window includes:
- a CDS encoding succinate dehydrogenase/fumarate reductase iron-sulfur subunit gives MNLILNVWRQAGPKAPGKFERLEAKDISDHASFLEMLDIVNERLEEKGERPIAFEHDCREGICGACGVVISGTPHGPHKATTTCQLHMRSFKDGDELWIEPWRATAFPVLKDLIVDRSAFDRIMQAGGYVSVNTGNAPDGNAIPIGKDVAAKAMDAAACIGCGACVAACPNASAMLFVSAKVSQLGLLPQGQPERYDRVNAMVAQMDQEGFGSCTNHGACQNACPKEIGVNFIAMLNRDLRSSILCPSPKPKPSTGEGA, from the coding sequence ATGAACCTCATCCTGAACGTCTGGCGCCAGGCGGGTCCGAAGGCCCCCGGGAAGTTCGAGCGGCTCGAGGCGAAGGACATCTCCGACCACGCGTCGTTCCTCGAGATGCTCGACATCGTCAACGAGCGGCTCGAGGAGAAAGGCGAGCGACCGATCGCCTTCGAGCACGACTGCCGCGAGGGGATCTGCGGCGCCTGCGGGGTCGTGATCAGCGGGACGCCGCACGGGCCGCACAAGGCGACGACGACCTGCCAGCTGCACATGCGCTCGTTCAAGGACGGCGACGAGTTGTGGATCGAGCCGTGGCGCGCGACCGCTTTCCCGGTCCTGAAGGACCTGATCGTGGATCGCTCGGCGTTCGACCGGATCATGCAGGCGGGAGGGTACGTCTCCGTCAACACCGGCAACGCCCCCGACGGGAACGCGATCCCGATCGGCAAGGACGTCGCCGCCAAGGCGATGGACGCGGCCGCGTGCATCGGGTGCGGCGCTTGCGTCGCGGCGTGCCCGAACGCCTCGGCGATGTTGTTCGTCTCGGCGAAGGTCTCCCAGCTGGGCCTGCTCCCGCAGGGTCAGCCCGAGCGTTACGACCGCGTCAACGCGATGGTCGCGCAGATGGACCAGGAGGGGTTCGGCTCGTGCACGAACCACGGCGCCTGCCAGAACGCCTGCCCGAAGGAGATCGGCGTCAACTTCATCGCGATGCTCAACCGCGATCTGCGCAGCTCGATCCTGTGCCCTTCGCCCAAGCCGAAGCCCTCGACGGGCGAAGGCGCGTGA
- a CDS encoding radical SAM protein, whose product MRPLPRAMREAPRLDPSLETPPPTPRRALLLNPFYPKDPHGSFGKHVLTPTLALTSIAGATPPDWEVEYWDENLLQGLPPTDPFPSVVGISVHLTFAKRAYALARWYRDRGAKIVFGGLHVMSCPDEAAPHADALAIGEGVQLWPRILEDAAAGRLQPRYVGSYRTPYRDEPAPRRSLLPRRDFLTTSSVNATRGCHNRCGFCYLATDGLHMPYQMRDVEQVAAEVVANDEPYFVFTDNNLGSRPDYLRSLCRALAPLGKIWSAAVTIDVTDDPSLVRGMALAGCTAVFVGLETLTGENLDDARKKSPRPEDYARRVEVFHRNGIAVNASFVFGFDHDRPDVFDRTAEWVEENRLACATFHILTPYPGTPFFRQLEAEGRLLHRDWDLYDTGHVVFRPRHMSPEELLEGYDRCYRRLFSARSIWKRRPRRAGEIPGYLAMSYLYKKSNRLWPWLIRARFTHAAWRPIVEAARWRHLRFRRGLARQVVEVPGAAPVYGGV is encoded by the coding sequence ATGCGCCCTCTGCCCCGTGCGATGCGGGAAGCCCCCCGGCTCGACCCGTCCCTCGAGACGCCTCCGCCGACCCCACGGCGCGCGCTCCTCCTGAATCCCTTCTACCCGAAGGACCCGCACGGCAGTTTCGGCAAACACGTCCTCACCCCCACGCTCGCCCTCACCTCGATCGCCGGGGCCACGCCTCCCGACTGGGAGGTCGAGTACTGGGACGAGAACCTCCTGCAGGGACTCCCCCCCACGGATCCCTTCCCGAGCGTGGTGGGGATCTCCGTTCATCTCACCTTCGCGAAGCGGGCTTATGCCCTGGCGCGCTGGTATCGGGACCGCGGCGCGAAGATCGTCTTCGGCGGCCTGCACGTCATGAGCTGTCCCGACGAGGCGGCGCCCCACGCCGACGCCCTCGCGATCGGCGAGGGGGTGCAACTCTGGCCGAGGATCCTGGAGGACGCCGCGGCCGGACGGCTTCAGCCGCGCTATGTGGGGAGTTATCGAACGCCGTACCGCGACGAGCCCGCGCCGCGACGATCGCTCCTCCCGAGGCGGGACTTCCTGACGACCTCGAGCGTCAACGCGACCCGCGGGTGCCACAACCGCTGCGGGTTCTGCTACCTCGCAACCGACGGCCTGCACATGCCCTACCAGATGCGCGACGTCGAGCAGGTGGCGGCCGAGGTCGTCGCGAACGACGAGCCCTACTTCGTCTTCACCGACAACAACCTCGGCTCGCGCCCGGATTACCTCCGGTCGCTCTGCCGCGCGCTCGCGCCCCTCGGCAAGATCTGGAGCGCCGCGGTCACGATCGACGTCACCGACGACCCCTCGCTCGTCCGCGGGATGGCGCTCGCGGGGTGCACGGCGGTCTTCGTGGGCCTCGAGACGCTCACCGGGGAGAACCTCGACGACGCGCGGAAGAAATCGCCGCGTCCCGAGGACTACGCCCGTCGCGTCGAGGTCTTCCACCGGAACGGGATCGCGGTCAACGCGAGCTTCGTCTTCGGGTTCGACCACGACCGCCCCGACGTCTTCGACCGTACCGCCGAGTGGGTCGAGGAGAACCGGCTCGCCTGCGCGACGTTCCACATCCTGACGCCGTATCCCGGGACGCCGTTCTTCCGGCAGCTCGAGGCGGAGGGGCGGCTGCTTCACCGCGACTGGGACCTCTACGACACCGGGCACGTGGTCTTCCGGCCCAGGCACATGAGCCCGGAGGAACTGCTCGAAGGGTACGACCGCTGCTACCGGAGGTTGTTCTCCGCGCGCTCGATCTGGAAACGGCGCCCGCGCCGGGCGGGGGAGATCCCCGGGTACCTCGCGATGAGCTACCTCTACAAGAAGTCGAACCGCCTCTGGCCCTGGCTGATCCGCGCGCGCTTCACCCACGCCGCGTGGCGGCCGATCGTCGAGGCCGCGCGGTGGCGGCACCTGCGGTTCCGCCGCGGACTCGCGCGCCAGGTCGTCGAGGTACCCGGCGCGGCGCCCGTCTACGGCGGGGTCTAG
- a CDS encoding GNAT family N-acetyltransferase, producing the protein MNIQWAREHDVPLLLRFIRDLATYEKLEHEVTATEEGLRRTLFGEKRYAEALIARLDGEPVGFALFFHNYSTFVGKPGLYLEDLFVEPDHRGKGVGKALLQRLAAIAIERDCGRMEWAVLDWNAPSIAFYRSLGAVPMDDWTVFRLAGPALRELADR; encoded by the coding sequence ATGAACATCCAGTGGGCCCGCGAGCACGACGTTCCCCTGCTCCTCCGCTTCATCCGTGACCTCGCCACCTACGAGAAGCTCGAGCACGAGGTCACGGCGACGGAGGAGGGGCTGCGGCGCACCCTCTTCGGCGAGAAGCGGTACGCCGAGGCCCTGATCGCGCGCCTCGACGGCGAGCCGGTCGGGTTCGCCCTGTTCTTCCACAACTACTCGACCTTCGTGGGGAAGCCCGGGCTCTACCTGGAGGACCTGTTCGTGGAGCCCGACCATCGCGGGAAGGGGGTCGGCAAGGCGCTGCTTCAACGCCTCGCGGCGATCGCGATCGAACGGGACTGCGGGCGAATGGAGTGGGCCGTTCTCGACTGGAATGCGCCGTCCATCGCCTTCTACCGGTCGCTCGGGGCGGTGCCGATGGACGACTGGACGGTTTTCCGGCTGGCGGGGCCTGCGCTTCGGGAGTTGGCCGACCGCTGA
- a CDS encoding type II toxin-antitoxin system VapC family toxin — protein MSRYCLDTSAYSRFKAGDTRVADLVDAADWVGVPVTVLGELWVGFLLGGRAERNAAELREFLAHPLVEVVETDADTARIFAEIVVGLRRAGRPVPTNDIWIAASAARTAATVLTCDAHFRNIGRVGSIVVEPESKD, from the coding sequence GTGAGCCGCTACTGCCTGGACACCTCCGCCTACAGCCGTTTCAAGGCGGGGGACACGCGGGTTGCGGATCTCGTCGATGCCGCAGACTGGGTGGGTGTTCCGGTGACGGTACTCGGCGAACTCTGGGTCGGCTTCCTCCTCGGGGGTCGCGCGGAGCGCAACGCCGCCGAGCTTCGCGAATTCCTCGCCCATCCCCTTGTCGAGGTCGTGGAGACCGACGCCGATACCGCCCGGATCTTCGCGGAGATCGTCGTGGGCCTTCGACGGGCTGGACGCCCCGTTCCCACCAACGACATCTGGATCGCGGCGTCGGCGGCCCGGACCGCCGCGACGGTCCTGACATGTGATGCGCACTTCCGGAACATCGGGCGAGTGGGGTCGATCGTCGTCGAGCCCGAGTCCAAGGACTGA
- a CDS encoding AraC family transcriptional regulator: MPHSLDVRLLHRERSFAIVDVRCRAHAHVRGNEEEAGGYEVIFPRRGQFVREVEGEATYADANAVLFVGPGEVQRITHPTEGGDACTVLGFDRRTIEDAGRPFPRRSGVAEAATHALAERLRRHALADAPDPMALHEGALRLLGALLDVDAPFETERTLAVKVVLARNLASGISLDALSREVACSPFHLARSFRRTTGIPIHRYLNRLRLRVVLERLGDADGLTALAHDVGFSSHAHLTDAFRREFGVPPSAWRKPPTAREIRGMSKILEA; encoded by the coding sequence ATGCCTCACTCCCTCGACGTCCGCCTGCTCCACCGCGAGCGGTCGTTCGCGATCGTGGACGTCCGTTGCCGTGCCCACGCGCACGTGCGGGGAAACGAGGAGGAAGCGGGAGGGTACGAAGTGATCTTCCCGCGGCGGGGGCAGTTCGTCCGCGAGGTCGAGGGGGAGGCGACGTACGCCGACGCGAACGCCGTCCTCTTCGTGGGCCCCGGCGAGGTGCAACGGATCACGCATCCCACGGAAGGGGGCGACGCCTGTACCGTCCTCGGATTCGACCGCAGGACGATCGAGGATGCCGGCCGGCCGTTCCCTCGTCGGAGCGGCGTGGCAGAGGCCGCGACCCACGCGCTCGCCGAGCGGCTGCGGCGCCACGCCCTCGCCGATGCGCCGGATCCAATGGCCCTTCACGAGGGGGCCCTTCGCCTGCTGGGAGCGCTTCTCGACGTCGACGCTCCGTTCGAAACGGAGCGGACCCTGGCGGTGAAGGTCGTGCTCGCCAGGAACCTCGCGTCGGGGATCTCCCTCGACGCGCTTTCGCGTGAGGTCGCCTGCTCTCCGTTCCATCTCGCGCGCTCCTTCCGGCGCACGACGGGAATCCCGATCCACCGTTACCTCAACCGGCTTCGCCTGCGCGTCGTGCTCGAGCGACTCGGCGACGCGGACGGGTTGACCGCGCTCGCGCACGACGTGGGGTTCTCCTCCCACGCCCACCTGACCGACGCCTTCCGCCGCGAGTTCGGCGTTCCCCCGTCCGCGTGGCGGAAGCCTCCCACCGCGCGCGAGATCCGCGGAATGAGCAAGATCCTGGAAGCGTGA
- a CDS encoding nuclear transport factor 2 family protein: MLHELLLAAVLLDGTIPVNRPGPEEDRQAILAHIDGLFRAYFRGDREAIRRGHTSDWTGFQIGSREIVRGIDAYMKNAEAVLARFRGVRYVLEDVQIDLQGDRAIVFYVAREWILDENGREKEIRLRSIDLYRRETDGWNQYGSHIGLVP; the protein is encoded by the coding sequence GTGCTCCATGAACTTCTGCTCGCCGCGGTCCTGCTCGACGGGACGATCCCGGTGAACCGCCCCGGCCCCGAGGAGGACCGGCAGGCGATCCTCGCCCACATCGACGGCCTGTTCCGGGCCTACTTCCGCGGCGATCGCGAAGCGATCCGCCGCGGCCACACCTCGGACTGGACGGGGTTCCAGATCGGAAGCCGCGAGATCGTGCGAGGGATCGACGCGTACATGAAAAACGCCGAAGCCGTGCTCGCCCGGTTCAGGGGCGTCCGGTACGTCCTGGAGGACGTGCAGATCGATCTCCAGGGAGATCGGGCGATCGTCTTCTACGTCGCGCGGGAGTGGATCCTCGACGAAAACGGGCGCGAGAAGGAGATCCGCCTGCGCTCGATCGACCTCTACCGGCGGGAGACCGACGGGTGGAACCAATACGGTTCGCACATCGGGCTCGTCCCCTAG